TGCGGGCCACGGCCACGGCCGCGTTGTTGGGCAGGTGCGTGGGAAAGAGCAGGCGCTGCACGTCCTGGGCAATCTCGATTTCGCGGCGCAGGGCCGCCGCGGCCACCCGCTGGCGGGTGAGGCGGCGGTTCTCGACGGCCCCGAGCAGGATGTTGGCCAGCGTTTCGAGGAACTTGACGGCCTCCTGGCCCGCGTAGTCGGCCTGGGCCGTGCCGATGAACACGTAAGCCAACACTTGGTCGGCGAGGCGCACCGGAATCACGGTTTCGAAGCCGTTCCAGGCGGGCCCCAGGCCGAGGGCCGCCACGGGGCAGGGCGCGGCGTGGCACTGGGCGCACACCGCTTCGGGCAGGGGCCCCATCACCGCCGGAAACGCCACTTGCTCCCGAAAAACGCCATCGGTGAGCACGTACAAGGCCAGGCGCCGCACCCCGAGCTGGCCGATGAGCGTGAACTGAAAGATTTTGTAGAGCGCGGCCTCGCTGGTCGCGTCTTGGGTAATGGCCTGGGTGATTTCGAGCAGCGCGGTGAGTTCGCGCTCCTTCAAAAACAGGCGTTTATCGGGGGTAGCGTTGGGCATAAGCGGAAAACAGGGCCTCAGCGCACCGCCGTTTTGGGGTCGTAGGCGTCGCGCAGGCCATTGCCCAGTAAATTAAAGCTTAAAACCAGCAGCGAGATGGCCGCGCCCGGCAGCACCGTGAGCCAGAGGCCAGCCTGGGTGCCCAGCAGGTCGTAGCCTTCCTTCACCATCAGGCCCCAGCTGGGGGCCGGCGGCTGCACCCCCAGCCCGAGGAAGCTCAGGCCGGCTTCGAGCAGGATGGCGGCGGCGAAGTTGCTGGTGGCCAGCACCAGCAGGGGCCCCCGCAGGTTGGGCAGCAGGTGCCGGGCAATGAGGCGCGACGTGGGCAGCCCCAGCACCCGCCCGGCCTCCACGAAGGTGGCCGAGCGCAGGCTCAGCAGCTGCCCGCGCACCACGCGGGCCACGTCCACCCACATCGTCAGGCCCACAGCTACGAAGCTGACCCACACGCCTTTGCTATCGAGCACCAGCGAAATGGCGATGACCAGCATGATGCCCGGAATGCTCCACACCACGGTCATCAGCCCGAGCAATACGCTGTCGATCCAGCCGCCGAAGTAGCCGGCCAGGGCCCCCACGGCCATGCCCAGCGCCATTGAAATGAGCACCGCCACCAGCCCGATGCCCAGCGAAATGCGCGTGCCCAGCAGCAGGCGGCTCAGCTCGTCGCGGCCGGCTTTATCGGTGCCCAGCCAGTGGGTGCGGGCCACGCGGGGCCCGGCGGCCACGCGCTGCGGGGGCCCCGGCGCGGTGCCGGGCTCGGCCCAGGGCCGCACCAGGGCCGAATCGGGGCCCAACGCTTGGTAGGCGGCGATGGGCACTTCCTCGTAGGCGGGCTCGCGGCCGCGCCACCAGGTGCGGAAAATATTGTCGGAAGGGCGGCCGGCCAGCACCGAATCGGGCAGCGGCCGGCGCAGGAACTCCACCCGGAGGCCGGGGCCCTGCTTTTGCAGCGCCACGAAGCCGTGGCTGGCGTCGGGCGAGTTGTCGGGCAGAATCCAGTAGCCCAGCACCGACACTAACGCGCACAACGCAATGAACACCAGGCCGAACACGGCGGGCCGGTTCTGCCACAGGCGCTGGCGCACGTAGTAGCCCGGCGGGCGGGCGGCCGGCGCGGGCGGCGGAGCGGGCAGCACGGGCGGCGCCACGGCTAGCGGGTGTTGTGGCGCAGCAGGCCTTCCTTAGAGGCCAGGTAGCTGGCGTCGGTGGCAATGGCCCCGTAGGAGGTGGGCTCGTAGGCCAGCTCGGTGTCGGGGTCGGGCCAGTAGCTGCGGATGAGGCCCTGCTCGAGCAGGCTGCGCAGTTGCTCGCGCAGCTCGGCCACGGGCAGGCCGGTTTTCTCCAGCAGCGTGCGGAACGGGGTGACGAAGTAAAGCTCGTCAAGCAGGTCGTATTCAGGGTCGGTCACGGGAGGTAGGAAGCAGCGGGAAGGCAGGTGGGCAAAGGTAATTCTGTAAATGGCTTTCGATAGTGAACGTCCCACATTTATGGCTACCGTCGACACGAAGCATTATATTGACGTGAATTAGGCTATCTACTCAGTAGATTTACGCAATACTCCGTTTCACAAAATACAGACCGTAAAAAATCAATGAATTATAAATATTTTTTAACCGCATTAACTTTTCTCATAATTATTAACACGAAGGCACAAACAATGCGCCCTAACCTGCCGAAGAAATTTGGCGTAATGGGAATTAATCTACGTGAATCAAAAATGAGTGATTTACAAAAATTAAGTAATGACTTCAATGAAGTCGACATTGAAGAAATGGACACTCCGAAAGGGTGCCTTGGACAGGATTCTAGATACGTTGCGGGTAAAGGATTTTATTCAAAAAATTATAAAGGACTAATTTTTCAAAAAGACCAAAATTCAGAATATATAGGCAAAATACGGTTAACAAAAGAATTTGAAGGGGAATTGCCTGATGGCAAACATATAATCGCCAAAGATTTATTAGATATACTAACGTCTGATAATCAGGCTATAGCTAACTTCGTTTTGAAATTAGCTAATCCGGCACAAATAGCCATCGCGTCATCCAGCTTCCGTTTGTCCTTTAAGCGATTTTCAATTCGTAAACTAAAAAAAGCTTTTATTTTGGCAATGGCATGTTCTACGCGCACCCGTCCACTGGCTAAAAGCGTGTTTATTTGTCGTTGTTGAGAAGTGAGTGGCTTCGTTTTAGACGCTTTAATCGGCTTAAAAATAAAGTGTGGATTAACGTACTGCTCTAAACCATAAAAGCCAGAATCAACATGCACCCGAAACAAAGAGAAATCAAATCCGGCAAAAATCTCCTTGAATATTGTAAAATCATGTGTGTGCCCCTCATACATTTTACTAACGAAGAGAATGCGCCGAAACCGGTCACAGATTAGCAGCCATTTTAACGTATGCTGTTTTTTTTACCACTATACTGCTTTCGCTGAACCTCTTGCTTAGCAGAGCGTTCAATCGGCACCTCCGTTACATCTATAAATAAATCTTCTACTCCAGCAAAAACTTGTTCAAAGCTTGTCTGTCCCGTAAAAAGACGTTTTGCTAATACGTGCTGTTGGCGTAAAGCTGTTTTTAAACAAGGTTTGAGCAATTCTAAATACTGACTAGCTGCGGCGTCTGATATGCCGAAATACATGCCTAAATTCTGCAACGTTGGATACGCTTTGTAGTAATGCAAAATAAAAAAGAGTGCTTCCTTTTTATCCGTCAAAATTGGCTGAGTAGGTCCTTGAATTAGCACAGCTTTAGGACGGTAGAGCTGCTGGAAAAACTCATACAATGCCTCAAACTCAGCTATTGATAAGCCAGTGGCTGCTTTGTACTGACGCTCAGTGCGGGCGTTGTGGTAGATGCTGGAAGCCATAACAGATTGATGGAAAATACAAATGTAATCAACATGCTGCTAATCAATCGTTAGCATATCTATTACTGAAAAATGTATTTCAGTTGTATCCACTGCTCAAAAAAAATTGGTATTCAAGAGGCTGTTCAGGCTATTGGCAATTCTCTAACGATACTGTATCATTTTATGTAAAGATTGATACGAAAAAAACTCCTCAATTTCCTATTGATGAAAATTATTATTTAGACAAGCATATAGAAGGAATAGATCTGGTAATGTCTTGTTACAAAACGTCTAAAGAAGACGAAAAATATATTTCATCTATTCTGACAAGTGACCCCATATATTTTGTCGATAGTATCAAAATAATGAAAGCAGAATTAGCAAAATATGAACCGTCACAAATAGCAATTCTAACGGTTTATAAGGATAAATCAGCAACCGATATTCTAGGAGGCGAAGGCGTAAACGGGCTAATTTATATTGAAACCAAAGAATTTGCAAGGAAGAGATATTGGCGTTTTTTCAAATCAAAATCTAGAAAATACTTCAATATTGTACCTCAACCAGGTTTAGAAAATGATATTATCTATATTCTAAATGGCAAAGTTTTACAAGAAAATTTTGAGGGTGACCTATCCGCCATTGACGACACTAATTTCGTTGAAATTAGCATTTTAAATAAACAAAATCTTATAAACAACTTATCTATCGCTAATAAGAGATGGGGCATATCAATCAGATCGAAATTGATAACTAATAAAACCATTAAATAAATCTCACCGCACCGCCCTACCCTTCCACTTATACCCGCCGCGCCAGCCGGCGGCGCCCACGGCTAGCGCGTAGGGCGCGTAGAGCAGCTGGAGCGGCAGCAGGCCCCACAGCCACCGCCGGGGCCCCAGAAACCGCAGCACCAGGGCCAGCAGCCACCCGTCGGCGCCCAGCTTGAGCAGCCAGGCGGCGCACACCCAGGGCCCCAGCGCGGGCCAGGCCAGGGCCCCTGCCGCGCCGGCGGCCAGGGCCACGTTGGCCCCCAGCACCAGCGGGGCCAGGCGGCGCGAGGCGGGGCTTTGGTAGTGGCGCCACTTGCTGGCCCAGCGCACGCGCTGCCGCAGCAGGGCCCCCAGGGTGGCGGGCGCGGCGGTGCGCACCACGGCGGCGGCATCGGCCAGGAAGCGCACGCTGCCGGGGCGGGCGGCGTGCAGCTGGTGCATCAAGAACTCGTCGTCGCCGCTGGCCAGGTGGGCGTGGGCAGCGTACCCATTGACGGCGTCGAAGGCAGCGCGGCGGTAGGCCAGGTTGGCGCCGTTGCACATGGTGGGGGCCCCGCGCCCGATGCACGCGCCGCCCACCCCCACCAGGCCCGCAAACTCCAGCCCCAGCAGCCGCTGAAACCACGTGTCGGGCCCCGTGAGCAGCACCGGGCCGCTGATGAAATCGGGCGTGGCATCGGCGGCCAACAAACGGGCGTAGGCGGCGAGCCAGCCGGGGCCCAGGCGGCAATCGGCGTCGGTGCACACGAGCCAGGGGGCCCCGGCCAGCGCCAGGGCGGCGGCCAGGGCGGCTTTCTTGCCGGTTTGGGCGGGCGTCAGCTCAACCAATTGCAGCCGGAACGGCAGGCCCGCGGCGGCGGCCCGCACCAGGGCCCCGGTGCCGTCGGTGGAGTGGTCGTCGGCGATGAGCACCTCGAAGCGGGCGGCGGGCAGGGTTTGGGCGGCGAGGTCGGCCAGCAGCTGGGGCAGCGCGGCGGCTTCGTCGCGGGCGGCGATGAGGACGGAGAAGAGCAGCGGAGCGGCTGCGGTTTCGGCCGGGCTGGCGGGAGCTTCGGCGTTCGCTTTGCCGGGAAGCCTGGTAACTGCGGGGGCCCCAGCGGCGGGGGCGTCGGGGGCCCCGGTTCCCGTCTTGTCGGAGGCCCCGGCAGTTATTTCAGCAAGGGCCCCCGCGGTTGTTTCGGCAGGGCCCCCAGTTCCTGCTTCGGCAGCCACTTGCGCGGCTTCGGCGGCGGCGCGGCTGCGCTGCCAACCGCCGCGCAGCCAAACCATTACGCCGGCATAGAGCGCGGGCATGGCCAGCAGCAGGGGCCCCACCACGGCCGCCCTCACGCGCTGCGGCTGCGCCACACGCGCAGGCCCGGCACCAGCAGCAGGCCGGCGGCGCTGGGCAGGGCAATGTTGATGACCCACAGGCTGAGGCTGGCCGAGAGCACCGGCAACGCCGGCTGCCCCAGCAGGCCAAACAAGTGGGTGGCCGAGAGCTCGCGCACGCCCACGTCGGCCAGCGCGTTCAGCGAGGGCACCAACGATTTCAGCAGGAACGTGCCCGCCACCGCCGCCAGCCCGGGCCCCCGCCCCGCCCCCACCCCGTAGGCCCGCAGCAGCAGCAGAAACTGCGCGCAGAACACGGCGTAGCGCAGCCCCGAAAGGACCAGCACCGCGTGCAGGGCCCGGGCCGGGTAGGTGGGCATCACGGCCAGCGCCGGCCGGAACCGCCGCAGCGGCCGCCACAGGCCCAGCGCCGCCACCAGCAGCCGCGAGCGGTAGAGCGGCACCAGCACCAGCCCACAAACAACTAGGGCCGTGATGATTACCCCCAGCTTCGCCGCCGGAAAGCCCGCCAAGTAAAACGTCAGCAAGAAGTACAGCAGGCCCGCCACGCCAGCCACCACGGTGGCCACCAGCTGGCAGTAGCGCCCCAGAAATACGGCCCCCAGGGCCCGCACGCGGCGGCTTTTCAGCGCCAGGATGCGGCCGGCGTAGTCGCCCACGCGGTTGGGGGTGGCGAAGCCCAGCGTGAGGCCCACCAGCACGCCCCGCAGGCTGCGCCCGAACGTGACGGGCTCGAGGTGCCGGGCCAGGCGGTGCCACTTCCAGGCCTCCAGGCCCCAGTTGACGGGCACCAGGGCCAGGGCCCCCAGCACCGGCCCGCGGCCCGCGCCGCCCAGGGCCGTGGCCAGCAGGGCGCGCCAGGCGGCGGCCGTGTCGGGGGCCGCAAACACGGAATTGTACAGCAGGCCCAGCGTGAGCAGCGTCACGCCCACCTTGCCCAGCGCAATCCAGGGGCCCCACTTGGCGGGGGCGCGGGGCGAGTTTTGGGGCCCCGGGGCGGCGACGGCGGCACAGGCCGGACTGTGGCCTCCCAGGACGCCGG
This genomic stretch from Hymenobacter sp. PAMC 26628 harbors:
- a CDS encoding lysylphosphatidylglycerol synthase domain-containing protein — translated: MTLLTLGLLYNSVFAAPDTAAAWRALLATALGGAGRGPVLGALALVPVNWGLEAWKWHRLARHLEPVTFGRSLRGVLVGLTLGFATPNRVGDYAGRILALKSRRVRALGAVFLGRYCQLVATVVAGVAGLLYFLLTFYLAGFPAAKLGVIITALVVCGLVLVPLYRSRLLVAALGLWRPLRRFRPALAVMPTYPARALHAVLVLSGLRYAVFCAQFLLLLRAYGVGAGRGPGLAAVAGTFLLKSLVPSLNALADVGVRELSATHLFGLLGQPALPVLSASLSLWVINIALPSAAGLLLVPGLRVWRSRSA
- a CDS encoding transposase family protein, coding for MLICDRFRRILFVSKMYEGHTHDFTIFKEIFAGFDFSLFRVHVDSGFYGLEQYVNPHFIFKPIKASKTKPLTSQQRQINTLLASGRVRVEHAIAKIKAFFSLRIENRLKDKRKLDDAMAICAGLANFKTKLAIA
- a CDS encoding ABC transporter permease, whose protein sequence is MAPPVLPAPPPAPAARPPGYYVRQRLWQNRPAVFGLVFIALCALVSVLGYWILPDNSPDASHGFVALQKQGPGLRVEFLRRPLPDSVLAGRPSDNIFRTWWRGREPAYEEVPIAAYQALGPDSALVRPWAEPGTAPGPPQRVAAGPRVARTHWLGTDKAGRDELSRLLLGTRISLGIGLVAVLISMALGMAVGALAGYFGGWIDSVLLGLMTVVWSIPGIMLVIAISLVLDSKGVWVSFVAVGLTMWVDVARVVRGQLLSLRSATFVEAGRVLGLPTSRLIARHLLPNLRGPLLVLATSNFAAAILLEAGLSFLGLGVQPPAPSWGLMVKEGYDLLGTQAGLWLTVLPGAAISLLVLSFNLLGNGLRDAYDPKTAVR
- a CDS encoding glycosyltransferase, translating into MAQPQRVRAAVVGPLLLAMPALYAGVMVWLRGGWQRSRAAAEAAQVAAEAGTGGPAETTAGALAEITAGASDKTGTGAPDAPAAGAPAVTRLPGKANAEAPASPAETAAAPLLFSVLIAARDEAAALPQLLADLAAQTLPAARFEVLIADDHSTDGTGALVRAAAAGLPFRLQLVELTPAQTGKKAALAAALALAGAPWLVCTDADCRLGPGWLAAYARLLAADATPDFISGPVLLTGPDTWFQRLLGLEFAGLVGVGGACIGRGAPTMCNGANLAYRRAAFDAVNGYAAHAHLASGDDEFLMHQLHAARPGSVRFLADAAAVVRTAAPATLGALLRQRVRWASKWRHYQSPASRRLAPLVLGANVALAAGAAGALAWPALGPWVCAAWLLKLGADGWLLALVLRFLGPRRWLWGLLPLQLLYAPYALAVGAAGWRGGYKWKGRAVR
- a CDS encoding transposase family protein, translated to MASSIYHNARTERQYKAATGLSIAEFEALYEFFQQLYRPKAVLIQGPTQPILTDKKEALFFILHYYKAYPTLQNLGMYFGISDAAASQYLELLKPCLKTALRQQHVLAKRLFTGQTSFEQVFAGVEDLFIDVTEVPIERSAKQEVQRKQYSGKKNSIR